One region of Deltaproteobacteria bacterium genomic DNA includes:
- a CDS encoding DUF1566 domain-containing protein, giving the protein MIYSKKWCLVFFVSLVLAGCSGTPGITDGESICDQCETCDDDATNDCTQDCAGVWGGTATTDECGTCDDDPANDGSLDCAGTCGGSATIDECGTCDDDATNDCTQDCAGAWGGMASVDGCGVCDSDATNDNSTCEYFDNLNGTITDVGRDITWMKCAQGMTFDADSNTCLGNETTFRYCSEIDNSCNGGVSGDELDGGGSSFLWDTCNDLEFAGYTDWRVPTKVELVSLVVCDDGPLGYPARNWCGLGNATAPTVDAEFFPNFPSAWLWSSTSYVVDPAYAWEFYFAGGYFAFGGGDNTDSLKAGSSAAQCVR; this is encoded by the coding sequence ATGATATATTCAAAAAAGTGGTGTTTAGTCTTTTTTGTAAGCCTCGTGCTTGCAGGGTGCAGTGGTACTCCCGGCATCACTGATGGCGAGAGTATTTGCGACCAGTGCGAAACTTGCGACGATGATGCCACAAACGACTGCACGCAAGACTGCGCAGGAGTATGGGGCGGAACCGCTACAACAGATGAATGTGGAACATGCGACGATGACCCCGCAAACGACGGCTCACTAGACTGCGCAGGAACATGTGGCGGCAGTGCTACCATCGATGAATGCGGAACATGCGACGATGATGCCACAAACGACTGCACACAAGACTGCGCAGGAGCATGGGGCGGGATGGCAAGTGTGGATGGATGCGGCGTTTGTGATAGCGATGCCACCAACGACAACAGCACCTGCGAGTATTTTGATAACCTCAACGGTACAATCACAGATGTAGGCCGAGACATCACCTGGATGAAATGCGCCCAAGGCATGACTTTTGATGCCGATAGCAACACCTGCTTGGGCAACGAGACGACCTTTCGATATTGCTCTGAAATAGACAACAGCTGCAACGGCGGTGTATCGGGTGACGAACTCGATGGCGGCGGCAGCAGCTTTTTGTGGGACACATGCAACGATTTGGAATTTGCTGGCTATACCGATTGGCGGGTGCCAACGAAAGTGGAGCTTGTGAGCCTTGTTGTGTGTGATGACGGACCACTTGGCTATCCAGCACGGAATTGGTGTGGCCTAGGTAATGCGACAGCGCCTACTGTTGATGCAGAGTTCTTTCCCAACTTCCCAAGCGCATGGCTTTGGTCGTCAACTTCCTATGTGGTGGATCCTGCTTATGCATGGGAGTTTTATTTTGCAGGCGGGTACTTTGCCTTTGGCGGCGGTGATAATACTGACAGCCTTAAAGCAGGTTCGTCAGCAGCTCAGTGTGTTCGTTGA